The Candidatus Sulfotelmatobacter sp. genome has a window encoding:
- a CDS encoding glycosyltransferase: protein MNLSVVIATRNRAPLLDGALASLRAQVEAPPFEIVVADNGSSDATPAVARAHDARYVYVAEPNRGKARNAGIAQAGGDHVVFVDDDVVLPPTFLAAHARAHDGRGALAVSGPIVNVPSAADRPVPSAANFSNAFFVTCNVSVPTDDLRAVGCFDESFDLYGWEDTDVGVRLRQHGVKRAFAWDAYLWHIKPPTTESLEEALGKAIEKARMAARFVRKHPTGRVKLATGAYALNLLRARVFAPPFAQPLLAGLASTPHAPRVVQTLAREALLDNVYTNELRTHLRD from the coding sequence GTGAACCTCTCGGTGGTGATCGCGACCCGCAACCGGGCGCCGCTGTTGGACGGCGCGCTGGCCTCGCTGCGCGCGCAGGTCGAGGCGCCGCCGTTCGAGATCGTCGTCGCCGACAACGGCTCGAGCGACGCGACGCCCGCCGTCGCGCGCGCGCACGACGCGCGTTACGTGTACGTCGCGGAACCCAATCGCGGCAAGGCCCGCAACGCGGGGATCGCGCAGGCCGGCGGCGATCACGTCGTGTTCGTCGACGACGACGTCGTGCTGCCGCCGACGTTCTTGGCCGCGCACGCGCGGGCGCACGACGGACGCGGCGCGCTGGCGGTCTCGGGGCCGATCGTCAACGTCCCTTCGGCGGCGGACCGCCCGGTGCCCAGCGCCGCCAACTTCTCGAACGCCTTCTTCGTCACGTGCAACGTCTCGGTGCCGACCGACGATCTGCGGGCCGTCGGCTGCTTCGACGAGAGCTTCGACCTGTACGGCTGGGAGGACACCGACGTCGGCGTGCGGCTGCGCCAGCACGGCGTCAAACGCGCCTTCGCCTGGGACGCCTACCTCTGGCACATCAAGCCGCCGACGACCGAGTCACTGGAAGAAGCGCTCGGGAAAGCGATCGAGAAGGCGCGCATGGCGGCGCGCTTCGTGCGCAAGCACCCGACCGGGCGGGTCAAGCTCGCCACCGGCGCGTACGCGCTGAACTTGCTGCGCGCGCGCGTGTTCGCGCCGCCGTTCGCGCAGCCGCTGCTGGCCGGGCTGGCCAGCACGCCGCACGCGCCGCGCGTCGTGCAGACGTTGGCGCGCGAAGCGCTGCTCGACAACGTCTACACGAACGAGCTGCGCACGCACCTGCGCGACTGA
- a CDS encoding glycosyltransferase family 9 protein — protein MGSDRALLVAAGGGLGDTLLAGVVARALRARWPAVDAVVLPAHADLARRIPELDAVVPWGAKLAAGYDAAVVTWATLGTALLPWRARIAQRVGQARRLYSGLFTQRVVVRSELGDRTSHWTQILLDYARALGCDAADARPAFVPTAQDREVANALLRVHDVEGPFVILHPTRGLSAQRARWPVDGFVELTQALRARDDVRVLVTGTAQDAPIAEAIADRSGRGVTPVAGATTIGTFGALAERARAVLAMDSGPMHVAAAVGAPTVGIFALQSDEPDRWAPLGARVAVVRATYPCPSGHRKETCPDFACVRELDTRGILRALDGLLIPADH, from the coding sequence ATGGGTTCTGATCGGGCGTTGCTGGTGGCCGCCGGCGGAGGGCTCGGCGACACGCTGCTCGCCGGGGTCGTGGCGCGCGCCCTGCGCGCCCGTTGGCCGGCGGTCGACGCCGTCGTTCTGCCCGCGCACGCCGATCTCGCCCGCCGCATCCCCGAGCTCGACGCGGTCGTGCCGTGGGGAGCGAAGCTGGCCGCCGGTTACGACGCGGCGGTCGTCACCTGGGCCACGCTCGGCACGGCGCTGCTGCCGTGGCGCGCGCGGATCGCGCAGCGAGTCGGCCAGGCCCGGCGCCTCTACTCCGGCCTCTTCACCCAACGGGTCGTGGTGCGCAGCGAGCTGGGCGACCGCACGAGCCACTGGACCCAGATCTTGCTCGACTACGCGCGCGCGCTCGGTTGCGACGCCGCCGACGCGCGCCCCGCGTTCGTGCCGACCGCGCAGGACCGCGAGGTCGCGAACGCGCTATTGCGCGTGCACGACGTCGAGGGACCGTTCGTCATCCTGCACCCGACCCGCGGGCTCTCGGCGCAGCGCGCGCGCTGGCCGGTCGACGGGTTCGTGGAGCTGACGCAGGCGCTGCGCGCGCGCGACGACGTCCGGGTGCTGGTGACCGGCACCGCCCAGGACGCGCCGATCGCCGAAGCGATCGCCGATCGCTCGGGCCGCGGCGTCACCCCGGTCGCGGGCGCGACCACCATCGGCACGTTCGGCGCGCTGGCCGAGCGCGCGCGCGCGGTGCTGGCGATGGACTCCGGGCCGATGCACGTCGCGGCCGCCGTCGGCGCGCCCACGGTCGGGATCTTCGCGCTGCAATCCGACGAGCCCGACCGCTGGGCACCGCTCGGCGCGCGGGTCGCCGTCGTGCGCGCCACCTATCCGTGCCCGTCCGGCCATCGCAAGGAGACCTGCCCCGACTTCGCCTGCGTGCGCGAGCTCGACACGCGCGGCATCCTGCGCGCCCTGGACGGCCTGCTGATCCCCGCCGACCACTGA
- a CDS encoding glycosyltransferase family 9 protein, with protein MRVLVVRLDGIGDAAVCAPLVAGLRAAGHAVGMALTTRNAGLYAPGVLIAEHVLERIPWPAHGSTPASTARAKDEIAAMRYDVALIASEEPEAFALAAPIPRRIGFTTGWARPFKTLWVRARTTARVARSQRIGGEAAHEVEVLYRLGRGLVEPERPTTDAARLRSLFVATAPPRERGPVLLQAGPKWAAIGVPDEALRSAVMRLQPAGLLVVAAPGDAASAERALGVPVATFARLADWVAALDGARAVVTVDTGAAHVAGMLGTPVVDVFPDARFGDQVRRWWPWASSSRMLRASVVAGGTGAALVEAVQDGF; from the coding sequence GTGCGCGTCCTGGTCGTTCGGCTCGACGGGATCGGCGACGCCGCGGTCTGCGCGCCACTGGTGGCCGGCCTGCGCGCAGCGGGTCACGCCGTCGGGATGGCGCTCACGACGCGCAACGCGGGGCTCTACGCGCCGGGCGTGCTGATCGCCGAGCACGTGCTCGAGCGAATTCCGTGGCCCGCGCACGGTTCGACGCCGGCCAGCACCGCGCGCGCGAAGGACGAGATCGCGGCGATGCGCTACGACGTCGCGCTGATCGCCAGCGAGGAGCCCGAAGCGTTCGCGCTGGCGGCGCCGATCCCGCGCCGAATCGGCTTCACCACCGGCTGGGCGCGGCCGTTCAAGACGCTCTGGGTGCGCGCGCGCACGACCGCGCGGGTCGCGCGCTCGCAGCGCATCGGCGGCGAGGCGGCGCACGAGGTCGAGGTGCTCTACCGGCTCGGCCGCGGCCTGGTCGAACCCGAACGGCCGACCACCGACGCCGCCCGGCTGCGCTCGCTGTTCGTCGCGACCGCGCCGCCGCGCGAGCGCGGCCCGGTGCTGCTGCAGGCGGGGCCGAAGTGGGCCGCGATCGGCGTCCCCGACGAGGCGCTGCGCTCGGCGGTCATGCGCCTCCAGCCGGCGGGACTGCTGGTCGTCGCCGCTCCGGGCGACGCTGCCTCGGCCGAACGGGCGCTCGGCGTCCCCGTCGCGACGTTCGCCCGGCTGGCCGACTGGGTGGCCGCGCTCGACGGCGCCCGGGCGGTGGTGACCGTCGACACCGGCGCCGCCCACGTCGCCGGGATGCTGGGGACGCCGGTCGTCGACGTGTTCCCGGACGCTCGTTTCGGCGACCAAGTCCGGCGCTGGTGGCCGTGGGCGTCTTCGTCGCGCATGCTGCGCGCCTCGGTGGTCGCCGGCGGTACGGGAGCCGCGCTGGTCGAAGCCGTGCAGGATGGGTTCTGA
- a CDS encoding glycosyltransferase family 9 protein, which produces MRIVLSRTDRVGDLILSTPAIASVRRSFPDAHVTLVASRYNAVVVERSPDVDAVVDYPAEVRPEVFGARFHDVDLAVALAPRDVDHRLIAATRARRRVGYTYASRWAARASLRLRLSEVVLSQADPVRAERDPSRVVAHEVDQVLAVVVAAGATTLSRELVLPVTDADRAAVADLPPAPIIVQLGRRWTERGSTTASCLQLFRELRVLGRPLVATYGEDARELGAQVAAAGVADAVRGELPFHVWTAAFERAACVVTIDTGATHVASAVHVPTVVLFEHAWFRLASQEWSPYRVPNAVLRKPPDESDASLRASRAEIVAAVASLL; this is translated from the coding sequence ATGCGCATCGTGCTCTCGCGGACCGATCGCGTCGGCGATCTGATCCTCTCGACGCCTGCGATCGCGTCGGTGCGCCGCTCGTTCCCCGACGCGCACGTCACGCTGGTCGCCAGCCGCTACAACGCGGTCGTCGTCGAGCGCTCGCCCGACGTGGACGCGGTCGTCGACTACCCCGCCGAGGTGCGGCCGGAGGTGTTCGGCGCGCGCTTCCACGACGTCGACTTGGCGGTCGCGTTGGCGCCGCGCGACGTCGATCATCGGCTGATCGCGGCGACTCGCGCGCGCCGCCGCGTCGGCTACACCTACGCCTCGCGCTGGGCCGCGCGCGCGTCGCTGCGCTTGCGGTTGAGCGAGGTCGTGCTCTCGCAGGCCGACCCGGTGCGCGCCGAACGCGACCCCAGCCGCGTCGTCGCGCACGAGGTCGATCAGGTGCTGGCGGTGGTCGTGGCGGCCGGTGCGACGACGCTCTCGCGCGAGCTGGTGCTGCCGGTCACCGACGCCGACCGCGCGGCGGTCGCCGACCTGCCGCCGGCGCCGATCATCGTCCAACTGGGGCGCCGCTGGACCGAGCGCGGCTCGACGACGGCCAGCTGCCTGCAGCTGTTCCGCGAGCTGCGCGTGCTGGGCCGGCCGCTGGTCGCGACCTACGGGGAGGACGCGCGCGAGCTGGGCGCACAGGTGGCCGCGGCCGGGGTCGCCGACGCGGTGCGCGGCGAGCTGCCGTTCCACGTCTGGACGGCGGCCTTCGAACGCGCCGCCTGCGTGGTCACCATCGACACCGGTGCGACGCATGTCGCAAGCGCCGTCCACGTGCCGACCGTGGTCCTGTTCGAGCACGCCTGGTTTCGGCTGGCCTCCCAGGAATGGTCGCCGTACCGCGTGCCGAACGCCGTGCTGCGGAAACCGCCGGACGAGTCCGACGCCTCGTTGCGCGCTTCGCGCGCCGAGATCGTCGCCGCCGTCGCCTCTCTGCTATGA
- a CDS encoding glycosyltransferase produces the protein MLTDRAQNDCALTIQLCTYNRAHLLGRVLEACFDQTLAPDQYEVVLVDDGSHDDTPAVIERAKALATCAFTAIRQPNGGLANARNTGIAAARGERIAFIDDDVLPTPVFAAEHLRSDAKHGDVVVRGAVINTESFDALPPPVWSLRNYSANWFWTSNVSVRRARLDAVGGRFDESFSEYGWEDIELGLRLRAIGTKAVFNRRAVAFHYKPRPKGTNVAGMLRQVRAQARTAVRLEQLHPSWRVALAIGDTTPQRLLGDALRRSPLVGRLERMVGTPDEDERLSTVRLAAARLLASAAYYDELARAKRA, from the coding sequence ATGTTGACAGACCGAGCGCAGAATGATTGCGCACTCACTATTCAACTGTGTACGTATAATCGCGCGCATTTGCTGGGGCGGGTGCTCGAGGCGTGCTTCGATCAGACGCTGGCGCCCGACCAGTACGAGGTCGTGCTGGTCGACGACGGTTCGCACGACGACACGCCGGCGGTCATCGAGCGCGCCAAGGCGCTCGCGACGTGCGCCTTCACCGCGATCCGCCAACCCAACGGCGGCCTGGCGAACGCGCGCAACACCGGCATCGCGGCGGCGCGCGGAGAACGCATCGCGTTCATCGACGACGACGTGCTGCCGACGCCCGTCTTCGCCGCCGAGCACCTGCGCAGCGACGCCAAGCACGGCGACGTCGTCGTGCGCGGCGCGGTGATCAACACCGAGTCGTTCGACGCGCTCCCGCCGCCGGTCTGGTCGCTGCGCAACTACAGCGCCAACTGGTTCTGGACCTCGAACGTGTCGGTGCGCCGCGCGCGGCTCGACGCGGTGGGCGGCCGCTTCGACGAGTCGTTCAGCGAGTACGGCTGGGAGGACATCGAGCTCGGCCTGCGCTTGCGCGCGATCGGGACCAAGGCCGTCTTCAACCGGCGCGCGGTCGCGTTCCACTACAAGCCGCGGCCCAAGGGAACGAACGTGGCGGGGATGCTGCGCCAAGTCCGCGCGCAGGCGCGCACGGCGGTGCGGCTCGAGCAGCTCCATCCGAGCTGGCGGGTCGCGCTGGCGATCGGCGACACCACGCCGCAGCGGCTGCTCGGCGACGCGTTGCGGCGCAGCCCGCTGGTCGGGCGGTTGGAACGGATGGTCGGCACGCCGGACGAGGACGAGCGGCTCTCGACGGTGCGCCTCGCGGCCGCGCGCCTCCTGGCCAGCGCGGCCTACTACGACGAGCTGGCCCGCGCGAAGCGCGCGTAG